A DNA window from Sulfitobacter noctilucicola contains the following coding sequences:
- a CDS encoding GntR family transcriptional regulator, translated as MNLAAAPQTITRTSLHQELVDRLQLLIIGGDLIPGGKIPEKDLCAQFGVSRTPLREALKVLASDGLVRLEPNRGAWVTTVTVSEVEEVFPVLGALEALSGELACRHITDDEIETVRNLHDEMIGSYERRDLDAYFAINQKIHRAILEAARNDTLTTSCQALALRMQRARYLANMTEGRWYDAVQEHENIMTHLAARDGAALARTLQDHMDAKRLSVLRWLEAQETEAESGLA; from the coding sequence ATGAACCTTGCTGCTGCGCCCCAGACCATCACCCGCACGTCGCTGCATCAGGAACTGGTGGACCGCTTGCAACTGCTGATTATCGGCGGCGATCTTATCCCCGGTGGCAAAATCCCGGAAAAGGACCTTTGTGCGCAATTCGGTGTCTCGCGCACGCCCCTGCGTGAAGCGTTGAAGGTGCTGGCGTCAGACGGTCTTGTGCGGCTAGAGCCGAACCGCGGCGCGTGGGTCACAACCGTCACCGTCAGCGAGGTCGAAGAGGTCTTTCCGGTGCTTGGCGCATTGGAGGCGCTGTCAGGTGAGTTGGCTTGCCGCCACATTACGGACGACGAAATTGAAACAGTGCGCAATTTGCATGACGAGATGATCGGCAGTTACGAACGCCGTGATCTGGACGCCTATTTCGCGATCAACCAAAAGATCCACCGTGCGATACTTGAAGCCGCGCGTAATGACACGCTTACCACATCGTGTCAGGCACTGGCGCTCCGGATGCAGCGGGCGCGGTATCTGGCAAACATGACCGAGGGGCGCTGGTATGATGCGGTGCAGGAGCATGAGAACATCATGACCCACCTTGCCGCCCGCGATGGAGCAGCGCTGGCACGGACGCTTCAGGATCATATGGATGCCAAACGCTTGTCAGTCTTACGCTGGCTTGAAGCACAGGAAACCGAGGCAGAAAGCGGCCTAGCTTAA
- a CDS encoding FAD-binding and (Fe-S)-binding domain-containing protein, whose amino-acid sequence MSQLADALQNRVTGDLLFDSFSRGRYATDASLYQIMPKGVLSPRSEDDIRAALEVSRQQGVPILARGGGTSQCGQTVNDALVLDNTQYFNDILELDVENRRCVVRPGIVLDELNRALKPHGLWFPVDVSTASRATIGGMTGNNSCGGKSLRYGTMRDNVLSIDAILADGSQHHFGPVGNTLTPAYAALRDDLLALGAREAEEIDARFPKVMRRVGGYNIDALVPKDTPNNLAHLLVGSEGTLAYSTAIELKLWPIISQKVVGVCHFPTFHLAMDAAQHLVKLDPQGVELVDSTMIALARDIPMFRQTIEEFVTGDPAALLLVEFAEEDPSRHAAKLKELGEVMGDLGFSWKGTGEKWGGVTHVTDPALQTRIADLRSSGLNIMMSMKEDGKPVSFVEDCAVELPDLAAYTDGLTSIFEKYGTKGTWYAHASVGCLHVRPVLNMKLDQDVKTMRAIAEECFDLVKSYKGSHSGEHGDGIVRSEFHEKMFGPRMVANFKEVKQRFDPTGLFNPGKIVDPPKMDDRTLFRYGPDYTPPAFETKLDWSDWTGSGGGFQGAVEMCNNNGACRKLKGGVMCPSFRVTRKEQDLTRGRANSLRLAITGQLGPDALTSDAMAETMKLCVSCKGCKRECPTGVDMAKMKIEVQAARAAKHGIGLHDRLVGYLPRYAPLVSRVPFIANLRNRIPFVAKLTEKLTGFTATRDLPTWATRPFKDSEVTSHSAPQAVLFADSFNRYFEPENLRAAMKVLDAANVPFDVASPPKGERALCCGRTFLSSGLVDQAKIEAQRLVDALLPYAQKGIPIIGLEPSCLLTLRDEIPSLLPGKDTELIAEHARMLEEYIADQAGNPDFNLPLKSPAPKVLLHGHCHQKAMGVMSSIEKTLALLPDTKVEVVETSCCGMAGAFGYGTDTHEISLKMAEADLAPAVRNADADTLIVADGTSCRHQVADTTDRKPIHVARLLEMALDGENAR is encoded by the coding sequence ATGTCTCAGCTTGCCGATGCCCTCCAGAACCGAGTGACCGGCGACCTGCTGTTCGACAGTTTTTCGCGCGGACGCTACGCCACGGATGCATCGCTCTATCAGATCATGCCGAAGGGTGTTCTCTCTCCCAGATCAGAAGACGACATTCGTGCCGCACTTGAAGTTTCGCGCCAGCAAGGTGTGCCGATCCTCGCACGGGGGGGCGGCACCTCGCAGTGCGGGCAGACGGTGAACGACGCGCTGGTTCTGGATAACACTCAATATTTCAATGACATCCTTGAACTGGACGTGGAAAACCGCCGCTGTGTCGTGCGGCCCGGCATCGTCCTGGATGAGTTGAACCGCGCTTTGAAACCGCATGGTCTGTGGTTTCCCGTGGATGTTTCCACTGCGTCCCGCGCTACAATCGGGGGCATGACCGGCAACAATTCCTGCGGCGGCAAATCCCTTCGGTACGGCACGATGCGCGACAATGTGCTGTCGATTGATGCCATTCTCGCAGACGGCAGCCAGCACCACTTCGGACCTGTGGGCAACACGCTCACCCCTGCCTACGCCGCGCTGCGCGATGATCTGCTGGCCTTGGGTGCGCGTGAGGCGGAAGAGATCGACGCACGCTTCCCGAAAGTGATGCGCCGGGTGGGCGGATACAACATCGACGCGCTGGTGCCCAAAGATACGCCGAACAATCTGGCACATCTATTGGTCGGCTCTGAAGGCACACTTGCCTATTCCACAGCGATTGAGTTGAAACTCTGGCCCATCATCTCGCAAAAGGTCGTAGGCGTGTGCCACTTCCCGACCTTCCATCTGGCGATGGATGCAGCACAGCATTTGGTCAAACTGGACCCGCAAGGGGTTGAACTGGTCGATTCCACAATGATCGCGCTGGCCCGCGACATCCCGATGTTCCGCCAGACGATTGAGGAATTCGTGACCGGTGATCCCGCCGCCCTGCTGTTGGTAGAATTTGCCGAGGAAGACCCGAGCCGCCATGCTGCCAAGCTGAAAGAGCTGGGCGAGGTGATGGGCGATCTGGGCTTTTCATGGAAAGGCACGGGCGAGAAATGGGGCGGCGTCACCCATGTCACGGACCCTGCCCTGCAAACCCGCATCGCCGATCTGCGCAGTTCCGGCCTCAACATTATGATGTCGATGAAAGAAGACGGCAAACCTGTGTCTTTCGTTGAGGATTGCGCGGTGGAACTGCCTGATCTGGCCGCCTACACCGATGGTCTGACGTCCATCTTCGAAAAATATGGCACCAAGGGCACATGGTACGCCCATGCCTCTGTCGGCTGTCTGCATGTACGGCCCGTGCTGAACATGAAGCTCGACCAGGACGTCAAAACCATGCGGGCGATTGCCGAGGAATGTTTTGATCTGGTCAAAAGCTACAAGGGGTCACATTCGGGCGAACATGGTGACGGGATTGTTCGGTCCGAGTTCCACGAAAAGATGTTCGGCCCGCGCATGGTTGCCAACTTCAAGGAGGTTAAACAGCGGTTTGATCCTACCGGCCTCTTCAACCCTGGCAAGATCGTCGATCCGCCCAAGATGGATGACCGCACGCTGTTCCGATATGGCCCAGATTACACTCCACCCGCCTTTGAGACCAAGCTGGATTGGTCCGATTGGACCGGCAGCGGCGGCGGTTTTCAAGGCGCGGTTGAGATGTGCAACAACAACGGTGCGTGTCGCAAACTGAAGGGCGGCGTGATGTGCCCGTCCTTCCGTGTGACCCGCAAGGAACAGGACCTGACACGCGGACGCGCCAACTCGCTGCGCCTTGCCATCACCGGACAACTGGGGCCGGATGCGCTGACCTCAGACGCGATGGCAGAAACGATGAAGCTTTGTGTCTCGTGCAAGGGATGCAAGCGCGAGTGTCCTACCGGCGTGGACATGGCCAAGATGAAGATCGAAGTGCAGGCAGCGCGCGCTGCAAAGCACGGGATCGGCCTGCACGACCGGCTGGTCGGCTATCTGCCGCGCTATGCACCGTTGGTATCGCGGGTCCCGTTCATTGCCAATCTGCGCAACCGCATCCCTTTTGTCGCGAAGCTGACCGAAAAGCTGACCGGTTTCACAGCCACGCGCGATCTGCCCACATGGGCCACGCGCCCCTTCAAAGACAGTGAAGTCACTTCCCATAGTGCGCCACAAGCTGTGCTTTTTGCAGACAGCTTTAACCGCTACTTCGAGCCGGAAAACCTGCGCGCTGCAATGAAGGTTCTGGATGCGGCGAATGTGCCATTCGATGTGGCATCACCGCCCAAGGGCGAGCGGGCCTTGTGTTGCGGTCGCACCTTCCTGTCCTCCGGTCTGGTGGATCAGGCCAAGATTGAGGCGCAGCGTTTAGTTGATGCGCTGTTGCCCTACGCACAGAAAGGCATCCCCATTATCGGGCTGGAACCAAGTTGCCTGTTGACCCTGCGTGACGAGATACCCTCGCTCTTGCCGGGCAAAGACACTGAGTTGATTGCCGAACATGCACGCATGCTGGAGGAATATATTGCCGATCAGGCAGGCAATCCGGATTTCAATCTGCCGCTTAAGTCCCCTGCCCCCAAAGTACTGCTTCACGGCCACTGCCATCAAAAGGCGATGGGCGTAATGTCGAGCATCGAAAAGACGCTGGCGCTGTTGCCTGACACGAAGGTCGAAGTGGTTGAGACAAGCTGTTGTGGCATGGCGGGCGCTTTTGGCTATGGTACGGACACCCATGAGATTTCCCTCAAGATGGCGGAGGCAGATTTGGCACCGGCAGTAAGAAACGCAGATGCAGATACTTTGATCGTTGCGGACGGCACTTCTTGTCGTCATCAGGTTGCCGATACAACCGACCGCAAACCGATCCACGTGGCACGGTTGCTGGAAATGGCCCTTGATGGAGAGAATGCCCGATGA
- a CDS encoding pyridoxal-phosphate-dependent aminotransferase family protein → MRKAGRHFLQIPGPSAVPDRILSAIGQQTIDHRGPDFAKVGMRALDGMKSIFNTKEHVFIYPSSGTGAWEAALVNTLSPGDCVLMFETGHFATLWKKLAEKLGLKAEFIEGDWRGGADPDQIEAYLAEDKNHEIKAVCVVHNETSTGSVSPIAAVRQAIDNANHPALFMVDTISGLASLEYQHDAWGVDVTVSGSQKGLMLPPGLSFNAASAKAMAANKTATLQRSYWDWAEMVGPNKTGYFPYTPATNLLYGLNEAVDMLHEEGMENVFARHARHGQAARAAVRTWGLEVLCAAQGQESGVLTAVKLPDGHSADAFRASTLEHYDISLGNGLSKVADKVFRIGHLGDFNDLMLVGTLAGVEMGLKKANVPHNAGGVQAAMELLS, encoded by the coding sequence ATGAGAAAAGCCGGTCGTCATTTTTTGCAGATTCCGGGGCCAAGCGCCGTACCGGACCGAATCCTTAGCGCTATTGGTCAGCAGACGATTGACCACCGCGGGCCAGACTTTGCCAAAGTGGGGATGCGTGCACTTGATGGTATGAAGTCGATCTTCAACACCAAGGAACACGTCTTCATCTATCCGTCTTCGGGGACAGGCGCATGGGAAGCGGCATTGGTAAACACATTGTCACCGGGTGACTGCGTATTGATGTTTGAGACGGGACATTTCGCAACGCTGTGGAAGAAGCTAGCGGAAAAGCTGGGCCTCAAGGCCGAGTTCATCGAAGGCGACTGGCGCGGCGGGGCAGACCCCGACCAGATCGAAGCCTATCTGGCCGAGGATAAAAACCACGAGATTAAAGCGGTCTGTGTGGTCCATAACGAGACATCGACCGGCTCCGTCTCGCCCATCGCGGCGGTGCGGCAGGCGATTGATAACGCAAACCATCCGGCCCTCTTTATGGTCGACACCATCTCCGGTCTGGCGTCACTTGAGTACCAGCACGACGCATGGGGCGTGGATGTTACGGTCTCAGGCTCCCAAAAAGGTTTGATGCTGCCGCCGGGCCTGTCGTTTAACGCGGCCAGTGCCAAGGCAATGGCAGCAAACAAGACGGCGACCTTGCAGCGTTCTTATTGGGACTGGGCTGAAATGGTCGGGCCGAACAAAACCGGCTATTTCCCGTATACCCCCGCGACAAACCTTCTGTATGGTCTGAACGAAGCCGTTGATATGCTGCATGAAGAGGGGATGGAAAACGTCTTTGCCCGTCATGCCCGCCACGGTCAGGCTGCGCGGGCCGCTGTGCGGACTTGGGGGCTGGAAGTTCTTTGTGCAGCACAGGGTCAGGAAAGCGGCGTGCTGACGGCCGTCAAGCTGCCGGACGGGCACAGCGCCGATGCATTCCGGGCTTCTACGCTTGAACACTATGACATTTCACTGGGCAACGGTCTGTCTAAAGTGGCGGACAAGGTTTTCCGCATCGGACACTTGGGCGACTTTAATGACCTAATGCTGGTGGGTACCTTGGCCGGTGTGGAAATGGGCCTCAAGAAAGCAAACGTGCCTCACAACGCAGGTGGGGTGCAGGCCGCGATGGAATTGCTATCATAA
- a CDS encoding TRAP transporter substrate-binding protein, with protein MKVIAKILAATTALGMATAASAADMTMKFGHVGAPGSLFEASVNNFAECVNGAMPDKVEVQTFGSSQLGKDKELLQKIKLGQVDFALPSSVMSSVDDSFGIFEMPYIITDRDHMRRVQGEMMDTFQNAAHENGYHIVGLAENGFRNITNNVRPINVPSDLEGIKLRTPNGVWRLKMFQEYGANPTPMAFSDVFTALQTGVIDGQENPYAQIASAKFQEVQKYLSVTGHVYTPAYILTSKKKFDGLPADIQAGLTDCANKTQDFTYEKAAELEASLLKVIEDAGVEVNTADKAAFIEASKPIYKQFADEVEGGQDMIDTVLGLGNAG; from the coding sequence ATGAAAGTAATCGCAAAAATCCTTGCCGCAACAACGGCGCTGGGCATGGCAACCGCCGCTTCAGCTGCCGATATGACAATGAAGTTCGGACACGTCGGCGCGCCTGGCTCCTTGTTTGAAGCATCGGTAAACAACTTTGCCGAATGTGTGAACGGTGCCATGCCGGACAAGGTCGAGGTGCAGACATTCGGTTCGTCGCAATTGGGCAAAGACAAAGAGCTGCTGCAAAAGATCAAACTGGGTCAGGTTGATTTCGCGCTGCCGTCCTCGGTGATGTCATCGGTAGACGATTCATTCGGCATCTTTGAAATGCCTTACATCATCACAGACCGCGACCACATGCGCCGCGTGCAGGGCGAGATGATGGACACGTTCCAGAACGCAGCCCACGAAAACGGCTATCACATCGTTGGTCTGGCCGAAAACGGCTTTCGCAACATCACCAACAACGTCCGCCCGATCAATGTGCCGTCCGACCTAGAGGGTATTAAACTGCGGACGCCAAATGGTGTCTGGCGCTTGAAAATGTTTCAGGAATACGGTGCGAACCCCACACCCATGGCGTTCTCTGACGTGTTTACCGCGCTGCAAACAGGTGTGATCGACGGGCAGGAAAACCCCTATGCCCAGATCGCATCGGCCAAGTTTCAGGAAGTGCAGAAGTACCTCTCTGTCACAGGCCACGTATATACGCCCGCGTATATTCTGACCTCGAAAAAGAAGTTTGACGGTTTGCCCGCGGACATTCAGGCGGGTCTGACGGATTGCGCAAACAAAACGCAGGACTTCACATACGAGAAAGCAGCCGAGCTGGAAGCAAGCCTGCTTAAAGTGATCGAGGATGCAGGTGTTGAAGTAAACACAGCCGACAAGGCCGCGTTCATTGAAGCGTCCAAGCCTATCTACAAGCAGTTTGCTGACGAAGTCGAAGGCGGTCAGGACATGATCGACACCGTTCTTGGCCTCGGCAACGCTGGCTAA
- a CDS encoding TRAP transporter small permease, which translates to MENAAYPTLSRINRMLSRVLEWITISLMILLTVIVAMAVIARLMGQSFSWYDEVAAIMLAWITYYGSALAALHRRHIGFDTVLLKMPRQLRVAALLVGEVIVLVFFFLMARAGLQVLEVLAGDTLISLTWVPIQFTQSVIPIGAVLFMLCQMLSLPGYLKLTAAGISLEHAEIEEEVETELEKNKDRV; encoded by the coding sequence ATGGAAAACGCCGCCTATCCTACGCTGTCCCGCATCAACAGGATGCTCAGCAGGGTTCTTGAATGGATCACCATCAGTCTGATGATCCTGCTTACCGTCATTGTGGCCATGGCGGTCATTGCCCGGCTGATGGGCCAGAGCTTTTCTTGGTATGACGAAGTCGCAGCGATTATGCTGGCGTGGATCACCTATTACGGATCGGCACTGGCAGCATTGCACCGCCGTCACATCGGGTTCGATACTGTCTTGCTGAAGATGCCAAGGCAATTGCGCGTCGCGGCACTTCTGGTGGGAGAGGTGATCGTGCTGGTCTTCTTCTTCCTGATGGCACGGGCAGGGTTGCAAGTACTCGAAGTTCTGGCGGGTGACACGCTCATCTCGCTTACATGGGTGCCGATCCAGTTTACGCAATCTGTCATCCCGATTGGTGCTGTCCTCTTCATGCTGTGCCAGATGCTCAGCCTGCCGGGATACCTCAAACTCACGGCGGCTGGCATCTCGCTTGAACATGCAGAGATTGAGGAAGAAGTCGAAACAGAGCTTGAGAAAAACAAGGATCGCGTCTGA
- a CDS encoding TRAP transporter large permease: MLMAGIFAAMLLMICINIPIAVALAMCGVLGLLFTEGTDSLVTIALDMYDGSTKFSLIAIPMFVLAGAIMNAGGITDRLINFVSAIIGFIRGGLAMVNIGVSLFFAEISGSAVADVAAMGSILIPQMKKRGYSKEFSAAVTSSSASLAIIIPPSIPMILYAASANTSVEQLFVAGVVPGLLGAGGLMTVAYFFAKRYNFPTEAAFNLGRLRETFMDALPAFTLPVIILGGIFGGYVTATEAAGLAVIASLVVSAWYGNLDISHLRRAMLDGGIQTAVVMLLVAASVLMGGFLTRAQIPQQLAEGILSITTQQWAILLILNFFFLIIGFFLHSAAAIILVIPIVIPLITAAGIDPVHFGLVVTLNLAIGQQTPPVASVLITACSVARANIWEVSKVNIWFVGVLLAVLMLCTYVPSVPMFLVEYFYR; encoded by the coding sequence ATGTTGATGGCCGGAATTTTCGCCGCGATGCTGCTGATGATCTGCATCAATATTCCCATTGCCGTTGCGCTCGCCATGTGCGGCGTGCTGGGGCTTTTGTTCACTGAAGGCACCGACAGCCTCGTCACGATCGCACTTGATATGTACGATGGGTCGACAAAGTTTTCCCTGATCGCCATCCCCATGTTCGTACTGGCCGGTGCCATTATGAACGCAGGTGGGATCACCGACAGGCTAATCAACTTTGTCTCTGCTATTATCGGGTTTATCCGTGGTGGTCTGGCGATGGTGAATATCGGCGTGTCGCTGTTCTTTGCCGAAATTTCGGGCTCTGCCGTAGCTGACGTGGCCGCGATGGGCTCCATCCTCATCCCGCAGATGAAAAAGCGCGGTTATTCCAAGGAATTCTCCGCCGCCGTGACCTCATCCTCGGCCTCACTTGCGATTATTATCCCGCCGTCGATCCCGATGATCCTTTATGCGGCTTCCGCCAACACATCTGTTGAACAGCTCTTCGTTGCGGGCGTTGTGCCGGGCCTCTTGGGGGCAGGGGGATTGATGACCGTGGCCTACTTCTTTGCCAAGCGGTACAACTTTCCGACCGAAGCCGCGTTCAACCTTGGCCGTCTGCGCGAAACTTTCATGGACGCCCTGCCAGCTTTCACATTGCCTGTGATTATTCTGGGCGGCATCTTTGGCGGTTACGTTACCGCCACCGAAGCGGCGGGCCTTGCGGTTATCGCATCGCTGGTCGTGTCGGCGTGGTACGGCAACCTTGATATCAGCCACCTGCGCCGTGCAATGCTCGACGGTGGCATCCAGACAGCGGTTGTGATGTTGCTGGTCGCGGCATCCGTGCTGATGGGCGGCTTCCTGACGCGTGCACAAATCCCGCAGCAACTGGCTGAAGGCATCCTGTCGATCACGACACAGCAGTGGGCGATCCTGTTGATCCTGAATTTCTTCTTCCTGATTATCGGTTTCTTCCTGCATTCGGCTGCGGCGATCATTCTGGTTATTCCAATCGTGATTCCGCTGATCACGGCAGCGGGTATTGATCCTGTGCACTTTGGTCTGGTTGTTACGCTGAACCTTGCCATCGGCCAACAGACGCCGCCTGTGGCTTCCGTGCTGATCACCGCCTGTTCGGTGGCTCGCGCCAATATCTGGGAGGTATCAAAGGTCAATATCTGGTTCGTTGGTGTTCTGCTGGCAGTGCTGATGCTGTGTACCTACGTGCCCTCTGTGCCGATGTTCCTTGTGGAGTATTTCTACCGATGA
- a CDS encoding enoyl-CoA hydratase/isomerase family protein, producing MTDAPQITDEVRDGVMWITFQRPQARNALTFGMYERLAELCKTMPTDGSIRAVVISGAGGKSFAAGTDMTQFRAFESEQDALDYEGQIDAVLDAVERCPLPTIAAINGACTGGGGSIAAACDIRIASASLKFGFPIGRTLGNCLAAANLARLSELIGAGRVREMIFTARLMEAEEALATGLVSEVLQDEGALMNRAAELAERVGSMAPLTLRATKEALRRNRVATSVNDDDLIISCYMSDDFRIGMEAFLGKTKPKWTGK from the coding sequence ATGACTGATGCACCGCAGATTACGGATGAGGTCCGTGACGGGGTCATGTGGATCACGTTTCAACGCCCGCAAGCCCGCAATGCGCTTACATTCGGGATGTACGAACGACTGGCGGAACTGTGTAAGACCATGCCGACAGATGGTTCGATCAGGGCGGTTGTCATTTCGGGCGCGGGCGGCAAGTCCTTTGCCGCCGGCACCGATATGACGCAGTTCCGCGCATTTGAAAGCGAACAGGATGCCTTGGACTATGAAGGCCAGATCGATGCAGTCCTAGATGCGGTTGAACGTTGCCCGCTACCTACCATCGCTGCGATCAATGGTGCCTGTACTGGTGGTGGTGGGTCTATCGCCGCAGCCTGTGACATTCGCATCGCGTCGGCCAGCCTCAAGTTCGGCTTTCCCATCGGGCGCACCTTGGGCAATTGTCTCGCCGCGGCCAATCTGGCGCGCTTGTCAGAACTGATCGGAGCAGGGCGCGTCCGTGAGATGATCTTTACCGCCCGCCTGATGGAAGCCGAGGAAGCGCTGGCCACCGGTCTCGTCTCAGAGGTTTTGCAGGATGAAGGTGCGTTGATGAACCGCGCCGCTGAGTTGGCGGAGCGGGTGGGATCGATGGCACCGCTTACCCTGCGCGCAACGAAAGAGGCACTTAGACGCAACCGTGTTGCTACCTCGGTAAATGACGATGATCTTATCATTTCGTGCTACATGAGCGATGATTTCCGCATTGGTATGGAAGCGTTCCTTGGCAAGACAAAGCCCAAATGGACAGGCAAGTGA
- a CDS encoding CaiB/BaiF CoA transferase family protein, producing MSAKTGPLQGMKVIELAHIMAGPVCGLMLADMGADVIKVEKPSGDDSRRFVPPEIGGEAAAYMMMNRNKRGIALNLKDPEAVDILRTLLADADVVIENYRKGTMAKLGLSYEVLAETNPRLIYCEISGFGRTGPYAERGGFDLIAQGMSGLMSITGEGPGRPPVKVAAPISDINAGILAAMGINAAYANMLQTGHGQKVDTSLFEAAIVQTYWQSAIALATGDKPEPLGSAHPLNAPYQAFKTSDGWINVGAANQSNWERFLDVIEAPELNDDPRFAANADRIVNLPALVEVLNTYMVKDTTENWLARMEAAKLPAGPVNDILQMHEDPQARARDMIVAVDHPTAGKVDTIGHPVKFSRTPAKVDSAAPLLGQHTREVLTDMGLNEDRINALIASNAVIAS from the coding sequence GTGAGCGCGAAAACCGGCCCCTTGCAGGGCATGAAAGTGATCGAGCTTGCGCATATTATGGCCGGACCGGTCTGCGGCCTTATGCTGGCCGATATGGGCGCAGATGTGATCAAGGTCGAAAAGCCAAGCGGAGATGACAGCCGCCGCTTTGTGCCGCCCGAGATCGGCGGCGAAGCCGCCGCTTATATGATGATGAACCGCAACAAACGCGGTATCGCGCTGAACCTCAAAGATCCCGAAGCGGTCGATATTCTGCGAACGCTTTTGGCTGATGCAGATGTGGTCATCGAAAACTATCGCAAAGGCACGATGGCAAAACTCGGGCTGAGCTACGAGGTTTTAGCCGAAACAAACCCCCGTCTGATCTATTGCGAAATTTCCGGATTCGGGCGTACGGGGCCGTATGCAGAGCGCGGCGGATTTGATCTGATCGCGCAAGGCATGTCAGGCCTTATGTCGATCACGGGGGAGGGGCCGGGCAGGCCGCCGGTCAAGGTTGCGGCTCCCATTTCTGACATCAACGCTGGTATCCTTGCAGCCATGGGCATCAATGCCGCCTACGCCAATATGCTTCAGACCGGCCACGGTCAAAAGGTTGACACCTCGCTTTTTGAGGCTGCGATCGTGCAGACCTACTGGCAGTCGGCGATTGCCTTGGCGACGGGTGACAAACCCGAACCGCTCGGCTCTGCCCATCCGCTCAACGCGCCTTATCAGGCGTTTAAAACAAGTGATGGATGGATCAACGTGGGTGCCGCAAACCAAAGCAATTGGGAGCGGTTTCTGGATGTGATCGAAGCGCCCGAACTGAATGACGATCCCCGCTTTGCGGCGAATGCCGACAGGATCGTGAACCTGCCTGCGCTGGTTGAGGTCCTCAATACTTACATGGTCAAAGACACGACGGAAAACTGGCTTGCCCGGATGGAAGCGGCCAAGCTGCCCGCAGGGCCGGTCAATGACATACTGCAAATGCACGAAGATCCGCAGGCACGCGCGCGCGATATGATCGTTGCTGTCGATCACCCGACGGCAGGCAAGGTCGACACCATCGGCCATCCGGTAAAATTCAGCCGCACCCCCGCTAAAGTAGACAGCGCCGCACCGCTTCTGGGGCAGCATACGCGCGAGGTGTTGACCGACATGGGACTAAACGAGGATCGCATCAACGCCCTGATCGCGTCCAATGCGGTTATCGCTTCCTGA
- a CDS encoding SDR family oxidoreductase: MGTLQGKIAWVTGAGGGIGEASAKALAASGAHVVLSGRREAEISRVASDITADGGKAETAPLDVVDAEATQAIADDLIARLGAIDIFMANAGINIPNRSTAAVTPADFTKVVDINLNGVMNGVLAVLPQMRKAGGGTLILTSSWAGRHPSRLTGPAYSASKHAVVALSHSINQDEGVNGIRCTALMPGEVATPIMQSRPKPPSAEDQARMLQSDDLGSMVRYIAEAPPHVCINEVLISPTWNRSFVGVAEMGGMKL; encoded by the coding sequence ATGGGAACGCTGCAAGGAAAGATCGCTTGGGTTACGGGCGCGGGAGGCGGGATCGGGGAAGCTTCGGCCAAGGCGCTGGCGGCAAGTGGCGCGCATGTCGTGCTGTCAGGCAGACGCGAAGCGGAAATAAGCCGCGTCGCATCAGACATCACAGCAGACGGTGGCAAGGCAGAGACGGCACCGCTGGATGTGGTGGATGCCGAAGCCACCCAAGCCATCGCAGATGATCTGATCGCACGATTGGGTGCTATCGATATTTTCATGGCGAATGCAGGTATCAATATACCAAACAGATCAACTGCTGCTGTCACGCCTGCAGACTTTACCAAGGTTGTAGACATCAATCTGAACGGGGTGATGAACGGTGTTCTCGCGGTATTGCCACAGATGCGAAAGGCAGGCGGCGGTACGCTGATCCTTACGTCCTCTTGGGCGGGACGGCACCCCTCGCGATTGACCGGCCCTGCGTATAGCGCGTCCAAACATGCGGTTGTGGCGCTCAGTCATTCCATCAATCAAGACGAAGGCGTGAACGGTATCCGGTGTACCGCACTCATGCCGGGCGAGGTTGCGACACCGATCATGCAGTCACGGCCAAAGCCACCCTCAGCCGAGGATCAGGCCCGTATGCTGCAATCGGACGATCTAGGCTCAATGGTTCGCTATATCGCGGAAGCACCACCGCATGTCTGCATCAACGAAGTCCTGATTAGTCCCACTTGGAACCGCAGTTTCGTAGGCGTTGCCGAGATGGGCGGCATGAAGCTCTAA